A single Xiphias gladius isolate SHS-SW01 ecotype Sanya breed wild chromosome 22, ASM1685928v1, whole genome shotgun sequence DNA region contains:
- the mdh2 gene encoding malate dehydrogenase, mitochondrial, whose product MFSRAVRSTVSLARSLSTSSQNNAKVAVLGASGGIGQPLSLLLKNSPLVSQLSLYDIAHTPGVAADLSHIETRAQVTGHMGPEQLDAALQGCDVVVIPAGVPRKPGMTRDDLFNTNATIVATLADACARNCPEAMICIIANPVNSTIPITTEVMKKHGVYNPNRVFGVTTLDIVRANTFVAELKGLDPARVNVPVIGGHAGKTIIPVISQCTPKVEFPADQLSALTGRIQEAGTEVVKAKAGAGSATLSMAYAGARFTFSVLDAMNGKEGVVECAFVRSEETECKYFSTPLLLGKNGIEKNLGLGKLSAFEEKLVADAIDELKASIKKGEDFVANMK is encoded by the coding sequence atgttttcccGTGCCGTGAGATCTACCGTTAGCCTCGCCCGGAGCTTGTCTACCTCGTCTCAGAACAACGCCAAGGTGGCTGTGCTGGGAGCGTCGGGCGGCATAGGCCAGCCGCTGTCTCTGCTACTCAAGAATAGCCCCCTGGTGAGTCAACTCTCCCTCTATGATATTGCCCACACCCCCGGCGTGGCCGCAGACCTCAGCCACATCGAGACAAGGGCCCAGGTGACCGGCCACATGGGTCCCGAACAGCTGGATGCCGCTCTGCAAGGCTGCGACGTCGTGGTGATCCCCGCCGGCGTGCCAAGAAAACCTGGCATGACCCGTGATGACCTCTTCAACACCAATGCCACCATTGTAGCTACCTTGGCTGATGCCTGCGCCCGCAACTGCCCCGAGGCTATGATCTGCATCATCGCCAACCCCGTCAACTCCACTATCCCTATTACAACCGAGGTTATGAAGAAGCATGGAGTCTACAACCCCAACAGAGTGTTTGGTGTCACAACCCTGGACATTGTCAGAGCAAACACGTTCGTGGCAGAGCTCAAAGGCCTTGACCCAGCTCGTGTCAACGTACCTGTCATTGGAGGTCACGCTGGGAAGACCATTATCCCTGTCATTTCCCAGTGCACACCCAAAGTTGAGTTCCCCGCTGACCAGCTGTCTGCCCTGACCGGCAGGATCCAGGAGGCTGGCACGGAGGTGGTGAAGGCCAAGGCCGGAGCCGGATCTGCCACCCTCTCCATGGCCTATGCAGGTGCTCGCTTCACCTTCTCTGTCCTGGACGCCATGAATGGAAAGGAAGGTGTGGTGGAGTGCGCCTTTGTCAGATCTGAGGAGACAGAGTGCAAGTACTTCTCCACACCTCTCCTCCTGGGGAAGAACGGCATTGAGAAGAATCTTGGGCTGGGCAAGCTGTCTGCCTTCGAGGAGAAGCTGGTGGCCGACGCCATAGATGAGCTGAAGGCTTCAATCAAGAAGGGCGAGGATTTTGTAGCTAATATGAAGTGA
- the rspo3 gene encoding R-spondin-3 has translation MQLQLISFVLIILHCMDYTGCQQHSSSRHRQHKQISGVSSGCQQGGCLTCSDYNGCLSCKPRFFMHLERIGMKQIGVCMTSCPPGFYGTRSPERNTCTKCRLECDSCFNKNFCTRCRAGFYLHLGKCQENCPEGLVRSDTQRECVPGCPAECESCVNSETCTHCQPGLYQLSGRCHHVCPENYEPSDKLMECTPQVHCEVGEWSEWSPCSRSGRTCGFKRGQETRTRQVIQYPSPFGQPCPEISEIKECLVKRRKCPGGRRKNERRERRNRNNRKDKENQEGRRERKRDRERERERDPGQREDSDNRNKTEHRHRRGHDTEPVSPEGGLPQLLHYHH, from the exons AGATCTCTGGTGTGAGCTCGGGGTGCCAGCAGGGTGGCTGTCTGACCTGCTCTGACTACAATGGCTGCCTGTCCTGCAAGCCGCGCTTCTTCATGCATTTGGAGAGGATTGGGATGAAGCAGATCGGGGTGTGCATGACTTCCTGTCCTCCAGGCTTTTACGGCACACGCTCCCCAGAAAGAAACACCTGCACAA AGTGCAGGTTGGAGTGCGACTCCTGCTTCAACAAGAACTTCTGCACACGCTGCCGAGCAGGATTCTACCTTCACCTGGGCAAGTGCCAGGAGAACTGCCCTGAGGGGCTGGTTCGCAGTGACACGCAGAGGGAGTGTGTTCCCG GGTGCCCTGCAGAGTGTGAGTCATGTGTGAACAGTGAGACATGTACACACTGCCAGCCAGGCCTGTACCAGCTCAGTGGGAGGTGCCACCATGTCTGTCCAGAGAACTACGAGCCCAGTGACAAACTCATGGAGTGCACCCCACAAG TGCACTGCGAGGTGGGTGAGTGGAGTGAGTGGAGCCCCTGTTCTCGGTCCGGTAGAACCTGTGGCTTCAAGCGGGGCCAGGAGACCCGCACGAGGCAGGTCATCCAGTACCCATCACCATTTGGTCAACCCTGCCCTGAGATCTCAGAGATCAAAGAGTGCCTGGTCAAGAGGAGGAAATGTCCAG GAGGACGGAGGAAGAATGAGCGAAGGGAACGGAGGAATCGCAACAATCGCAAAGATAAGGAGAACCAAGAGGGGCGacgagagaggaagagggacagggagcgagagagggagcgagaccCAGGTCAACGTGAAGACTCTGAtaacaggaacaaaacagagcaCAGGCACCGCAGAGGCCATGACACAGAGCCAGTCTCCCCTGAAGGTGGCCTT CCTCAACTCCTTCACTACCACCACTGA
- the LOC120784036 gene encoding E3 ubiquitin-protein ligase rnf146-like, whose translation MASCGEVDHSVSSLPSSKKGGSSSGGGSGNSAESSCSGSSNSSPALSVPECAICLQSCVHPVQLPCHHVFCFLCVKGASWQSKRCALCRQEVPDDFLERPTLLSPEELKASAGGRAGTASDHAWYYEGRNGWWQYDERTSRELEDAFSKGKKTAEMLIAGFLYVADLENMVQYRRNEHGRRRKMKRDVLDIPKKGVAGLRLDTEGVTGAIGAVGRENSADGADTTVASVQQQVTGISSTVTAPPAIARPPTSLGGQPGTSTSPSLEDAFSQLQISPRSTPSHERSEAGEGEEEDEEEEASPSRSSDPHTSVDESGSGDWSDDEEEEDEEEEGGDGERVEPWEDRSRRQRLNPEDRAPPGAESASPPSSSSSSGRSRMPDGQCTVTEV comes from the coding sequence ATGGCTAGTTGTGGGGAGGTAGACCACTCTGTTAGCTCACTTCCATCCAGTAAGAAAggcggcagcagcagtggtggtggaaGTGGGAACAGTGCAGAATCATCATGCTCTGGCTCCAGCAACTCATCCCCAGCCCTGTCTGTACCGGAGTGTGCCATCTGTCTGCAGAGCTGCGTTCATCCAGTACAACTGCCGTGCCATCATGTcttctgtttcctgtgtgtgaagGGAGCATCCTGGCAGAGCAAACGCTGTGCTCTCTGCAGACAGGAAGTACCAGACGACTTCCTGGAAAGGCCTACACTTCTCTCTCCAGAGGAGCTGAAAGCATCAGCAGGAGGTCGGGCTGGCACAGCAAGTGATCACGCCTGGTATTATGAGGGCCGTAATGGTTGGTGGCAGTATGACGAGCGAACCAGCCGTGAGCTGGAGGACGCTTTCTCCAAGGGcaagaaaacagctgaaatgctGATTGCGGGTTTTTTGTATGTAGCTGACCTGGAGAACATGGTGCAGTACAGGCGCAATGAGCATGGTCGTAGACGCAAGATGAAGAGGGACGTTTTGGATATCCCCAAGAAGGGAGTGGCAGGACTGCGTTTGGACACTGAGGGTGTTACTGGAGCCATTGGGGCAGTGGGTCGAGAAAACTCTGCTGATGGTGCTGATACCACAGTAGCAAGTGTACAACAGCAGGTTACAGGTATTTCTTCTACTGTTACAGCCCCTCCAGCCATAGCCAGACCTCCCACCTCCCTTGGTGGTCAGCCTGGCACCAGTACTAGCCCCTCTCTGGAAGATGCCTTCTCCCAGCTGCAAATAAGTCCCAGGTCCACGCCTTCTCATGAGAGGTCTGAGGCtggggaaggagaggaagaagatgaggaggaggaggcttcACCCTCCAGGTCCTCTGATCCTCACACCTCTGTGGACGAGTCTGGCTCTGGGGACTGGAGcgatgatgaggaagaggaggatgaagaagaggaggggggagatGGGGAGCGTGTGGAGCCCTGGGAGGATAGGTCACGGAGGCAAAGACTGAATCCAGAGGACAGAGCCCCTCCTGGCGCAGAGTCCGCCTCTCCCCCTTCCTCATCCAGTAGCAGTGGAAGGTCCAGAATGCCCGATGGCCAGTGTACAGTGACTGAAGTGTGA